The window CGACGGCCAGCATGCCCCCCGGTGGGGCCTCCGCGAGCGCCGCGCAGCGTGCGGCGAGGATCCGGGCCGCCGTGTGCAGGTCGAACACGCCGGCGAGGGTGGCCGCGGCCAGCTCGCCGACGCTGTGACCGATCAGCAAGGACGGCCGGAGGCCCCGGCCCGCCAGCACCGCCCCGATCCCGTACCCGATCATGAACAGCAGGGGCTGCGCGGTCGTGCCCCGGTCGGCCGGAGCGCCGTCGACGCAGGCCAGCCAGTCCTCGCGGACGGTTTCGCCCCCGGGCCCCAGGGCGGCGAGGAACTCGTCGGCCACGGTGGCGAACCGCGGCTCCCGCCGGTAGAGCTCGACGGCCATGCCCGCGTGCTGAAAGCCCTGCCCCGGCAGGAGCAGGACGATCCCCTGTCCGGTCATCGCGCGCCGGCCCCGCGCGCCCCGGAGGCACCGAGCGCCGCGACCACGCGGTCGAGGCGCTGGGCGTCGCGGGTCCGGTACACCTGGGCCTCCGGGCACAGGCGGGCGCACAGACTGCTCAGCGCCTTGCCCGGCCCGACCTCGACGAACCGGTCGACCCCGGAGTCCGCGAGCGCCAGGACGGTGTCGGTCCACAGCACCCGGCTGGTGAACTGCCGCCGCAGGCAGAGCGCCGCCTCCCGCGCGGTGCGCACGGGCGCGGCCGTCACCGCGGACACCACGGGGACGACCGGGTCGCGGAGCTCGAACCCTTCGAGGACCCGGGCGAACTCCTCCTCGATTCCGGACAGCAGGCTGCAGTGCGCCGCGCCGCCCACGTCCAGTGTCAGCACCCGCTCCGCCCCCGCCCGTTCGGCGAGTTCGAGGAGCCGGGCCACTCCCCCGGTCTGGCCGGACACCACGATCTGGCGGTGGTCGTTGTGATTCGCGATCTCGACCACCTCCCCGGTCGCGGCGGCGGCCCGGGCGCACAGATCCTCCAGTTCGGCCGGTGCAATGCCGATGACGGCCCCCATGCTGCCCGGGATCCGTCGGTTGACCGACGCCATCAGCTCGCCGCGGAGCCGGACGAGCCGCAGGCCGTCGGTCCAGTCGAGCACGCCGGCCGCCACCATGGCCGTGAACTCCCCGAGGCTGTGCCCGGCGACGACGTCGGGCACGACCCCGTGCGCCCGGAGCACCTCGTGGGCGACGACGCTGGTCAGGAACACGGCGGGCTGGGTCACCGGCATCGCGCCCAGCTCCGCGGCCGGACCCTCCCGGCACAGTCCGGTCAGCGGTATGCCCAGGATCTCGTCGGCAACCCGGTAGTGCGAGTCGAGGAACTCCGGGTGCCGCTCCACGAGTTCGCCGCCCATACCGACGCGTTGCGAACCCTGGCCCGGGAACACGAAAGCCGTCCTGCTCATCTTCGGCACCACCCTCCATTCGTGGCGGGCGGCGCTCAGGTCACCCTGAGCGCCGCGATGGGACACGTCCGCGCCGCGCTCACGGCGGCGGCCTGCCGGTGCACCGGTACGTCACCGTCGTCGATCAGCTCGGCGTACCCCTCGTCGACGCTGATCAGGTCCGGGGCCACGGCCTGGCACAGTCCGTGGCCCTCGCAGCGGCTCAGGTCGACGCTGAGCCGCACGGCCGGCCGCCCGGCCGTCCGGGGGCTCACGTCCGCAGCGTCACCGGCAGGGACGCGATTCCACGGATCGTGTTGTGCAGCCGCCAGGTGGGCTCGCCGACCTCGATCGAACGGACGCGTGCGGACAGCGCCTTCAGAAGAGCGTGTCCCTCCATCCGGGAGAGCGCCTGGCCCACGCAGCCGTGGATGCCGTGGCCGAAGCCCACGTGCTGCGCCACCCCGGGGCGGTGGATGTCGAAGGTGTCCGGGTCCGTCCAGTGGCGCTCGTCGCGGTTGGCGGAGCCGTAGAGCAGCAGGACGCGCGCATCGGGTTCCAGCATGACGCCCCCCAGCTCACGCTCCCGTGTGACCAGCCGGGTGAAGCCGCGCAGCGGCGACTCGATGCGGATGATCTCGTTGAGCGCCTTGGGTATGAGCGCTTCGTCCGTGCGGACCTGCTGCCACTGCTCGGGATGCGATCCGAACAGCCACAGCATGCTGGACAGCGCGCTGACGGAGGTGTCCATCGAGGGGGCGAGGAAGTCCCCGAGGAGGCCGGGCAGCAGGTACTCCTCGATCTTGCCCTCCTTCGCGTCGCTCACGAGCTGCGCGCCCCAGCTGCCCGGTCGCAGGTTCCCGGGGACCGACATCCGCTGGAGGAACTCGGACATCTCCTGCAGGAGCGGGAATCCCGCCATGGTGCGCTCGTTGAGCGGCCCGAACGCGTTGAAGCCGGCGGTCGCCCAGTCCAGCAGGCGCTCCTTGCCCTCCTCCACCGGCCAGCCGAGCAGGTCGGGAACGACGGCCAGTGGAAAGGCCTGGGCGAAGTCGGTGACCGCGTCGAAGCTGCCCTTCTCGATCAGCTCGTCGACGAGCCGGGTCGCCCAGCCCTCGATGTACTCGTGGAACTGCTCCAGGGCCTTCGGCTTCAGGTGCCGGGCGACCAGGCCTCGCACGTGGTCGTGGTAGGGCGGGTCGCTGGTGAAACTGCTGCCCTTCTGCGCCTTGTTGAGCGTTTCGGTCAGTCCCACGCCCGACGCCGAGGAGAAGGTCGTGTGGTCGTGCAGGGCGTCGTAGACCTCGCGGTAGCGGGCCACGGCGAAGACCTGGTGGGCCTCCAGCCGGACCACGGGGCCCAGGTCGCGCAGCCGCCGGTAGTCCTCGTAGGGCGACAGGATCGACGCGTCGCTGTAGGGGTCGATGTCGCTGCGGGGAATGGTGGTGATCGCCATGGTGATCTCCTTGCTCGGTCAGCCGTGGGCCGGGGTCGACAGCAGGTGGGCGTTCACGACGTCGACGAAGTCCCCTGGGGTCTCGACGTCGGCGAACGCCGTGTCCTCGAACTCCAGCCCGTACTCCCGGCCGATCCGGCTGCCGGTCTCCAGCAGGGCGAGCGAGTCGTATCCGAGGTCCTCGAAGCTGGCGTTCCGGATGTCGCCCTCCAGTTCGCTCGCGCCGCCCGCTCCCTCTCGGAGGATGCGCTTGAGGTCTTCGATTCCGAACCTCTTGGTCATGTTCCGGTTCCTTCCCGGTGGTCGTCGCAGGCCGGGCCGGAAGCCCGGGCGTCATGGGGGGCGGGGAGATCGGGGGCGCAGAGATCAGCTGCGGGAAGATCGGCGCCGGTGCGCACGGCGGTCACCGTGCCGCGCGGACCACGACGGCGGAATTGAAGCCGCCGTGGCCCCGTGCCAGGACGAGCGCGGTGCGCACACGGGCCTCGCGCGCCGCGCCGGTGACCAGATCGATGCCGTACTCGGGGGCGCAGTCGACGTGGACGGTCGGTGGGATCACCCCGTCGCGGACGGACAGCAGCGCGGCGGCCACGTCGAGCGATGCCGCCCCGGCCGCCAGCCGGCCGGTCATCGTCTTCGGGGCGGTGACGGCCACCCCGCGGACGCCGAACACGGCGTTGATCGCGTCGGCCTCGACCCGGTCGAGCTCGGGTACGGCGGCGGCATCGGCGAAGACGACGTCCACCTCGTCCGGGGACACGGCCGCGTCGTCCAGGGCGGTCAGGATCGCCCGGCGCAGGCCCGGCTCCCGGGAGCTGCCCGGTTTCGGGTCCATCGTGGCGCCGTAGCCGGCGATCTCGCCGTAGACCCTCCCGCCCCGCCGCCGGGCGGCGGCCACCTCCTCCATCACGAGCAACGCACCGCCCTCACCCGCCACGTGCCCGGAGGCCGTCGGGTCGAAGGGGAGATAGGCGCGTTCGGGGTCGTCCGACGTGCTCATCCGGTCTGCGGCCATCTGCGCGACCCAGCCCCAGGGGCAGAGGGAGCCGTCGACTCCGCCCGAGATGACGAGTCGGGTGCCCTTGCGGATCTGCCGCCGGGTCTGGGCGATGGCGTCCAGCCCGCCGGCCTGGTCGCTGACGACCACGCCGCTGGGGCCGCGCATGCCGTGCCGGATGGAGATCTGGCCGGAGTTGACGGCGTAGAACCAGGCGTAGGACTGGTACGCGCTGACGTACTTGGGCCCCTTGCTCCAGAGGTTCTCCAGTTCGCGCTGGCCGAACTCGAAGCCTCCCGCGGAGCCGGCCGTGATCACCCCGGCGCTGAAGTCCGGCAGCTCGGAGGGCTGTACGCCCGCGTCGTCCAGGGCCCAGGCGGCCGCGACCAGTGACAGCCGCGTCATGTGGTCGGTGGCCGGGATCAGTCTGCTCGGCAGGTGCGCGGCGGCGTCGAGGGACACCTCGCCGGCCAGTTTCGCCGGGTATCCCGACGCGTCGAAGCGGCTGACCTCGGCGATGCCGCTGACCCCTTCGACGGTGGACTTCCAGTACGCGTCGGTGCCCATGCCGTTCGGCGCGATGGCTCCGATGCCGGTCACCCCTATGGGCGTCATGCGGCGTTCCTCTCGGGACGGGACAGCACCATCGCGCTCTGGAAACCGCCGAATCCGCTGCCCACCGTGAGCACGCGGTCGGTCCGCCAGTCGCGTGCCGTCAAGGGCACGTAGTCGAGATCCAGTTCCGGGTCCTGGTGGTGCAGGTTCGCGGTGGGCGGGACCACGTGGTGCTTGATCGCCAGCGCGGAGGCCGCGATCTCGATCGACCCGATCGCCCCGAGCGAGTGGCCCACCATGGACTTGATGGAGCTGACCGGCACCCGGTAGGCGTGCGCGCCCAGGCTGCGCTTGAACGCCGCCGTTTCGTGCCGGTCGTTCTGCTTGGTGCCGGATCCGTGGGCGTTGACGTAGTCGAGGGCGGTGGGGTCGAGTCGCGCCTCGTCCAGCGCTGCGGTGATCGCCTCGGCCATCTCGGCGCCGTCCGCACGCAGTCCGGTCATGTGGAAGGCGTTGCTGCGGTTGGCGTAGCCGACGATCTCGGCGTAGACGGTCGCGCCGCGCTTCAGTGCGCTCTCGTACTCCTCCAGCACGAACACCGCGGCACCCTCGCCGAGCACGAAGCCGTTGCGGGTGCTGTCGTAGGGGCGCGAGGCGTGCTCCGGGTCGTCGTTGTGCACGCTCGTGGCCTTGATCGCGTCGAAGCAGGCGACCGTGATGGGGGAGATCGGGGCCTCGGTCGCACCCGTGATCATCACGTCGGCGGTGCCCTCGCGGATCAGCTCGACCGCGTGGCCCACGGCGTCGATGCCGGACGTGCAGCCGGTGGAGATCACCGTGCTCGGCCCTTCGGCCCCGGTCGCCCAAGCCACCTCGGTGGCGAAGGAGCTGGGTACGAGGTAGTCGTACAGGTGCGGGGTGGTGTAGGTGTGGTCGACCAGGTGGGCCGCACCGTCGTCGCTCACCACCCGGTACTCGTCCTCCAGGCTGGTGGTGGCCCCGACGGCGCTGCCGATCGTCACACCGATCCGGTGCGGCGGAATCTCGGACAGCTCGAGTCCGCTGTCGAGGGCGGCCTCCCGCGCACAGACCACGGCGAACTGGGCCGCCCGGTCCATACGGCGTATCTCCTGCGCGCGCAGGCCGTGTTCGGCCGGGTGGAAGTCGACCTCGGCCGCGATCCGCGAGCGGTACGGCGCCGGATCGAAGTGCGACAGGATCCTCGTCGCCGTACGTCCCTCGCTGATCAGGGACCAGAAGTTCTTGGTGCCGGCACCTCCTGGTGCCAGCACTCCGATACCGGTGATGACCACGCGTCGCCTCATCATCTTTCCCTTCACAGAAACGACAGACAGGTGAATCCGGACATGCTGAGGACCGCTCCCGGAGGGCGGCCGGACGAACGGGTTCAGGGCCGGCGGGCGAGCGGTACGGGCTCGCCGAACCAGCGGCGCAGTGCCTCGCGCAGCGGCACGGGGGCCAGGTCGGTCCACACCACGTGGCCGTCCGGCCGCAGCAGGAACGCGGCTCCGTCCGCGGGGGCCTGCGCACCGTGGGCACCCACGACGCGGACGCGGCCGGTCCAGCCGTCGGCCGCGGCCCGCAGCTGCGCGGCGCGCGACCCGCCCCCGGTCAGATCGAGCAGGACCCCGCGGCCCTCGCGCAGCAGGCGGGCGACGGTCGTGCGGGTACCGTCCGCGGTGAGTTCGAGGTCGGGCAAGCGAGTGCCCAGGTGCGCGGCGCTCTCGCCGCCCTCGCCGCCCACCTCATAGCGCACGTCGAGTCCGCTCAGCATTCCGGCGAACGTGGCCCTGGGCCCGGGCCGGTCCAGGAGCTCGGCGAGCACCTGTCGCACCGGGTCGGCCGCGGCTCCGCCGAACTGCAGCAGCGCTTGCGCGCGTACGTTGTCGATGACCCGGCCGGCCACGGGGTGGCGCTCGTCGTGGTAGCTGTCGAGCAGAGCGGGCGGGGCCCATCCGTGCACCTGCGCGGCGAGCTTCCACCCGAGGTTGGCGGCGTCCTGCAGGCCGAGGTTGAGCGCCTGGCCGCCGATCGGCATGTGGACGTGGGCCGCGTCGCCCGCGAGCAGTACGCGGCCGCGACGGTAGCGGGTGGCCTGCGCCCAGGCGTCGTCGAAGGCGTCCAGCCAGAGCGGGGTGCCGTCGGCGATGTTCTCGCCCGTCACCGTCTCCCAGGCCTCGGCCACCTCGTCGAACGACGGCGGGCCCGTGCGGTGGACCGGGGGGCGGCCCGATGCGTGGACCATCACGCGCGTCACCCCGTCGGCGCGTCGTGCGGAGGCGGCGAAGCCCCGCTCGAAGCGGGTGAACCGATGCCCGGGGACGTCGATCCCGGCCACGTCGGCACGCAGCAGTTCGCGACCGGCGGCGCCCCGGGCGAGCTCGAAGCCCGCCAGGCCGCGCACCGAGCTGTCTGCGCCGTCGCAGCCCACCAGGTACGCGGCGCGCAGGGTGCGGGGGCCGGCGGGCGTGCGGAACTCCGCCACGACTGCGTCGTCGGTGATGTCGAGCCCGTGCAGCTCGTGCTCCCGCCGCAGGTCGACGCCCGAGGCGAGGGCCCGGTCGCCCAGCACCGCCTCGGTACGGAACTGCGGCACCTTCCAGTTGCCCGCGTACCTGCTCCCGGCGGCGCGGGCGTCGAAGGACAGACCGCCGAAGTGGCCGGCCGGCTCGTGTTCCAGCGCGGCGAACTCCTCCACGAGCCCCCGCTGGCCGAGGAGTTCCATCGTGCGGGCACCCAGCTGTGAGGCGCGCGACTCGGTCATGGGTTCGGCCAGCCGGTCGGCGAGCACCACGTTCACCCCGTACTGCCCGAGGTCGCCGGCCAGCAGCAGGCCGACGGGACCGGCGCCGACGACGAGTACCTGGGCGGCCTCGACGGCGGGGCGCGGCGTCACGGCCCCGGCCCCGGGGCGCCGGTGCGTCCGGTCATGAACGGCCCTCGATGTGGGCCTTGGCATGGGCCAGTGTGCTCAGGCTGTTGGTGCCGAGGGCCGTGCGGACCGCCTTGCGCGCCTCGTCGAGCCCGGCGTCCGCACCGAGGACCAGCGCGATGGCGGCCTCGTTGATGACGGCGGTGTGCTGCGAGGTGGCCAGCACGCCCCCGGCGTTCTCCTCGAAGCGCCACTGCCCGGTGTGCAGCGCCAGCAGTGCGGGCAGCTGCGTCTGCTTGTAGACGATGCGGCCGGGGGGCAGGCACACGCGTACCGACCGGGTGGTGTGCACCGTCCCGTCGGGGGCGCGGGTGTCCATCTCGAGGAGCTGCAGCCCGTCCCGGTCCTGCAGCCGCACCCGTGCGACGTGCGGGAGCCGCCGGTCCCACAGATCGGCCCGGTCGATGAAGTCGAAGACCTGCTGCGGCGTTCCCGCGATCTGGGTCGTGTCCTCGAACGACAGGAGGGTCCGGGGCGCGTCGGCGCCCTGTTCCGCGTGGGTCCTCAGGGCCTCCAGCTCCGCGTGGCTGTTGCGGTCGACCGCCGCGGCGATCCACTCCAGCGCGGTCGGATCGTCGTCGACGGCGCGGTAGTCGTGCAGCAGCCGCACGTGGCAGTGCTCGTCCCCCCGGTCCTCGACGATCCAGGCACCGCCCATCGCGGCGACGGGAGGGCTGGAGACCTCCTGCCGGAACTCGATCCGGCCGTCGGCCGGCAGCAGCCGCCGACGTGAGGTCCAGGTCTTCGCCTCGCCGTTCGCCGTGGCCCAGATCCGTATCCGTTCGTGCTCGCCGTTCAGTTCGAGGTGCTCCACGTGGACGCTCGGCGGGAAGAACAGCGGCCAGTTCTCCACCTCCACGAGGAGCTGGTACACCGCCTTGGCCGGGGCGGCGATCGTGATCTCGTGCTGGACTTCGTGGACCTGTGGTCCGGACATCGTGTCTCCCTGCTCGTTCGGGGAATCGTGCTCTCAGGCGGAATTGACCAGCTCGAGGAAGCCGCGGGGGGTGGTCGCGGCGGTCACGGCGTCGTCGGTCAGCTGGATGCCGTACTCGCGGGAGATGACCGCGGCGGTCTCCAGCAGTGCGAGGGAGTCGTATCCGAGGTCGGTGAACAGCGCGTCCAGGATGTCGCCGTCCATGTCGACGCTCTCGTCCGCGCCGGCGGCGCCGAGCAGGATCCGCTTGAGGTCGGCGAGGGTGAACGCGGTGGCTTGCATCAGGGCTTCCTCTCCCATGACTACTGCTCCCAGTGGTAGAACCGCTGTGCGATGGCGTCGGCGGGCGATCGCCACGTCGCGGGGTCGTATGCGGTGATGTGCTGCTTGAGGTCCTCGCTGATCCCCACGAAGAGGGGGTGCGAGCGTGCTGCGGCGATCCGGTCGCCGCCGTCGTCGGACTCGAAGTCCTGGAGGTGGAAGTACAGGCCCTGGTAGCTGAAGAGCTGCCGGCGCACCGTTCCCATGTTCCGGGGCATGCCGGTGCGGTCGAAGTCGGCGAAGAGCTTTCCGACCTCGTCGATCGAGCTCGGCTCCAGGCGGGCGACGATCAGGGTGCTGTGCATCGGTTCTTCCTCGTTCCTTGTCACTGGACCGGCCGGGGCCGTCACTGGTGTGCCGGGTGCTCCGTCGTGTGCGCGGGCCGCGGCCCGAACCAGGTGGTGAGCGCCGCCGCGAGGTCTCCTCCGTCGGGCGCCGCCCAGGCGACGTGCCCGTCGGGTCGCAGGAGCAGCGCGCGCGTTCCGCCGAGCCGGCGGTCCTCGGAGGCCGCCGGCACCACGTCGACGTGCTCCGCCCACTCCTCGCCCAGCCGGCGCAGGCCCGGGTCGTCGGCCAGGTCGAGCAGCACGCCCCGTGCGGGGTGCAGCAGCCGTGCGGCCGTGGTGGGGCCCGATCCGGTCCGCAGGTCGCAGTCGGGCATCCGCATCCCGAGCAGCGGGTGCTCCCCGGGGCCGAGGTCGTAGCGGATGTCGAGTCCGCTGACCATGCCGGCGAGGTGCCGGCCGACGGCCTCGTCGCGCAGCAGTTCACCCAGTACGGCGCGGAGCGGCTCCACCTCGCTGCCGCCGAGGTAGAGGAGCCCCTGGGCCCGGGTGTTGGTCAGGACGCGCTCACCCACGGGGTGGCGCTCCTGGTGGTAGGTGTCGAGGAGGGCCGGACCGCTGCTGCCCCTCACCACCGCGGCGAGCTTCCAGCCGAGGTTCACCGCGTCCTGCACCCCGACGCTGAGCCCCTGGCCGCCCGCCGGGAGGTGGATGTGGGCGGCGTCGCCGGCCATCAGCACGCGCCCGCGGCGGTATTCGGTGACGAGCCGGGAGGCGTCGGTGAAGGAGCTGATCCACCGGGCCTCGCCGTGGCCGATGTCCTCGCCGGTGAGCCGCTGCCACGCACCCGCCACCTCGTCGAAGCCGGGCGGCCCCGTACGTTCGCGGGGCGCGGTGCCGCGTTCGCAGACGATGATCCGGTCGACGCCGTCGCCGAGGGCGGCGGCCATGACCATTCCGCCGGGCACCCGCTCCCCGAGGAAGCGCGGCCGGACGTCGGCGCCCGTGATGTCGGCGAGGAACATCTCGCAGGTGGCGTCGTGGCCGGGGAAGTCGAAGCCGGCGGCCTTGCGCACGGTGCTGCGGCCGCCGTCGGCGCCGACGAGGTAGGAGGCGCGGAGCACGCGTTCGCCGTCCGGCCCGGACACCGCGATCTCGACCAGGTCGTCCGTCTGCCGCACGTCGGTGATCTCGTGTCCGCGTACGAGGGTGGCGCCCAGCGAGGTGGCCCACCGCTCCAGCACCGACTCGGTCTCGGTCTGTTCGACGTTGCGCACGCCGAAATGCCCGTCGGGCAGCACGTCGTAGTCCATGGGGATGCCGCCGAAGTGCCCCTTGGTACTGATCTCGGGGTTCTCGAAGTGGTCCAGCAGGCCGCGCTGGGCGAAGACTTCGGTGGCCCGGGCGGTGAATCCGAGTCCGCGGGACTCGGTGACGGGCCCGGCCAGTCTGTCGACGACGATCACATCGATGCCGCCGAGCCGGAGCTCTCCGGCCAGCATGAGGCCGGTCGGTCCCGCTCCGGCCACGATCACGGGTGCGTCGATGTCCTGCTCCCGGCCGGTGCCGCCGGGGACGATGCCGGTTCCGGTCATGCCTTGTAGGTCTCTTCCATTCCGATGAAGTTGTCGGTGATGGTGACGAATCGCCGGGCCATCAGGGGGGACTCGCGCAGCTCCTCGACGAGGCCGTTGTAGGCGGGTACCTCATCGAAATGGACGAGGAAGAAGTTGGTGTGGCGGGCGCCGAACGCCGCCGCCCGGAACGGGCGAATATGGAGGAACTGGGCATGCTTCCCGAGGATCGGGAAGACGTGCTCGGACTCGAACCCATCGCGCTCGGCGGGGTCCATGAGAAACCATTCGGGTTCGAATCGGACGCCGAGAAATGCCGTGTACTTCACGAGAAATCCTCCTTGTGCGACTGCCGGCTCACCGGCTGTTGTGCGGGAATGCAAATAGCGGTGACCATGAGCCGCTCGTCGGCGGCCCACCGCCCGTGGAATATGTCGAGGGGCCCCGCAGTCGCGATCTCCGGGACGGACCGGAGAATGCGGGCGGCGAATCGGCCGCTTTCGGGATCGAAGGTGACATGCGCGTCGCGGAAGCCGATGCGCACTCCGGTCAGCGGAAACCAGGCCTTGTAGACGGCCTCTTTGGCACTGAAGAGCATTCGCCCCCAGTGCACGCGGGGCGCCCCGGCGGTCAGCTCCCTGATGTGCCGGGCCTCGGCGCCGACCGTGATGGCGGCCAGCGCGTCGCCGGACAGCGGCGCGTTGGGCTCGGCGTCGATGCCCACGGCCGCGCCGTCCGCCGCACGCGCCACCACGGCGGCCCTGTAGCCGTTGCAGTGGGTCATGCTTCCGCGTACGCCGGCCGGCCAGCGCGGCTGCCCTTTCACCCCGGGCAGGATGGGGGCCGGCTCCACGCCGATCCGGGCCAGTGCCCCACGGGCCAATGCGCGCACGGTGGTGAACTCCGCGCGGCGCTTCTCGCCGGCCCTGGCCAGGACGGCCTCTTCCTGGGGAAAGAGCCGGGCGTCCAGGTCTTGCCGGGACTCCGCGGCCACGGCCCAGTCAGCTACTATCCGCGCCATCATGCGCACAGCCCTCCCATCGGCCCGTGATGCCCCACCGCGGCCTTGCAGGTGGTGCTATATCCTTGGGAAAATATGCGCGCATACTGAATGCCGCAGCGCAGCGAGAATGAGGGGTAACTCGATGAAGGAAACAGATATTTCACAGGCGGCGGAACAGAGCACGCGCATTCTGGATGAGCTCAGATCATGGGGGGCGAATTACACTGAATTCACGCGCAGATTCGCCACCCATTTGGGGCTGCATTCCACGGACGCCGCCGCACTGGTGGAGATCCTCTACGCCGAGGACCAGAACGCCCCGCTGTCCCTGGCCCGCCTCAGCGAGCGCGTTTCACTGACCTCGGGCGCCACGACGGCACTCGTGGACCGCCTGGAGAAGGCCGGTCACATCGTCAGGACCCGCGGGGAGCACACCGACCGGCGGGTGGTGACCCTGCGCAGCAGCCCGGAGATCGGCCGGCCCGCCTCGGAGTTCTTCCAGCCCTTCTCGGACAGCCTCACCAGGCTGACGGCGCAGTATCCGCCCGAACTGATCGACCGGTTCGAGGAGTTCCTGAAGGACATGCGCGCCACCCTCACTTCGCTGCTCGCCGACGAGTACCGCGAGACGCGCACTCCCGAGCGGTCGTGACGTGGCTCGAACGTCGGCGGTGACCTCGACGGGGTCCGTCGGCGTTCGCCTTCCCTCCCGCGGTCAGAAGTTGCCCAGTCCGCCGCACACGTTGATGGCCTGCGAGGTCACGGAGGCGGCCGTGTCGCTGACGAGGTATCCGACCATTCCCGCCACCTCGTCCACGGTCGAGTAGCGGCCGAGCGGGATCTTCGCCTCGAACCTCTGCAGGATGTCCTCCTCGGTGGTCTCCCAGGCCCGCGCGTAGCCGCTGCGCACGCGCTCCGCCATCGGCGTCTCCACGTACCCCGGGCAGACGGCGTTCACGGTGATGCCGGTCCTGGCCAGTTCGTTTCCGAGGGACTTGGTGAATCCGACGACTCCGTGCTTCGAGGCGGAGTAGGGGGATGCCAGTACGACGCCCTGCTTCCCGGCGGTGGAGGCGATGTTGACGATCCGGCCCCAGCTCTTGTCGCGCATCCCGCCGACCGAGAGCACGTCCCGGGTGATGAGGAAGACGCTGTTGAGGTTCGTGTCGATGACGTGGGACCACGCCTCGTTGGTGAGGTCCGCGGTGACCCCGCCGCCGCCCGT is drawn from Streptomyces sp. NBC_01232 and contains these coding sequences:
- a CDS encoding FAD-dependent monooxygenase encodes the protein MTGTGIVPGGTGREQDIDAPVIVAGAGPTGLMLAGELRLGGIDVIVVDRLAGPVTESRGLGFTARATEVFAQRGLLDHFENPEISTKGHFGGIPMDYDVLPDGHFGVRNVEQTETESVLERWATSLGATLVRGHEITDVRQTDDLVEIAVSGPDGERVLRASYLVGADGGRSTVRKAAGFDFPGHDATCEMFLADITGADVRPRFLGERVPGGMVMAAALGDGVDRIIVCERGTAPRERTGPPGFDEVAGAWQRLTGEDIGHGEARWISSFTDASRLVTEYRRGRVLMAGDAAHIHLPAGGQGLSVGVQDAVNLGWKLAAVVRGSSGPALLDTYHQERHPVGERVLTNTRAQGLLYLGGSEVEPLRAVLGELLRDEAVGRHLAGMVSGLDIRYDLGPGEHPLLGMRMPDCDLRTGSGPTTAARLLHPARGVLLDLADDPGLRRLGEEWAEHVDVVPAASEDRRLGGTRALLLRPDGHVAWAAPDGGDLAAALTTWFGPRPAHTTEHPAHQ
- a CDS encoding darcynin family protein, with translation MKYTAFLGVRFEPEWFLMDPAERDGFESEHVFPILGKHAQFLHIRPFRAAAFGARHTNFFLVHFDEVPAYNGLVEELRESPLMARRFVTITDNFIGMEETYKA
- a CDS encoding 4'-phosphopantetheinyl transferase family protein yields the protein MAAESRQDLDARLFPQEEAVLARAGEKRRAEFTTVRALARGALARIGVEPAPILPGVKGQPRWPAGVRGSMTHCNGYRAAVVARAADGAAVGIDAEPNAPLSGDALAAITVGAEARHIRELTAGAPRVHWGRMLFSAKEAVYKAWFPLTGVRIGFRDAHVTFDPESGRFAARILRSVPEIATAGPLDIFHGRWAADERLMVTAICIPAQQPVSRQSHKEDFS
- a CDS encoding MarR family winged helix-turn-helix transcriptional regulator, with the protein product MKETDISQAAEQSTRILDELRSWGANYTEFTRRFATHLGLHSTDAAALVEILYAEDQNAPLSLARLSERVSLTSGATTALVDRLEKAGHIVRTRGEHTDRRVVTLRSSPEIGRPASEFFQPFSDSLTRLTAQYPPELIDRFEEFLKDMRATLTSLLADEYRETRTPERS
- a CDS encoding SDR family NAD(P)-dependent oxidoreductase; the protein is MANGAGRTAIVTGATSGIGLAIANHLGGLGYRIFLCARTADGVKRTVEHLRSQGYEADGTACDVRSADDVRAMVTAAVERYGSIDILVNNAGTGGGGVTADLTNEAWSHVIDTNLNSVFLITRDVLSVGGMRDKSWGRIVNIASTAGKQGVVLASPYSASKHGVVGFTKSLGNELARTGITVNAVCPGYVETPMAERVRSGYARAWETTEEDILQRFEAKIPLGRYSTVDEVAGMVGYLVSDTAASVTSQAINVCGGLGNF